The stretch of DNA tggttgatgagatttttgaattgagccctataaactgAAAAGGAGGGGGTACTGGAGAAGTCTGTTAGACATCACCAAGCATATTGAATAACAAGTCTTATCAGATGAATGGTTCAAAATGTTGTATGCAAGTCCAAGCATGATTGTAAGTTTTGTTGCAAGTCTATCTCAAGCATTGAGCATTACTGTCGAGGACCATGCCGCTGCAATGGACCTCCCGGTTTTCTCTGAATATGCAAAGGCAAGGAGTGCATTAGACCTCCCAGCCTCGCCTGAATATGCAGAGCCACCGAACGACCATCTTCTCGGCTGACGTATCATTTCAAGCTATCTCCTAAGACTATTATTGTTAACATGTTGGAACAGCCCTAGACTAGCTCTCTGTGGTTGCACTAACGGAGGTAGACGAAGCAAGAAAAGAACGCATGGAGTTTGACGACGAACGCCCGGCCGCTCGTATATACGGCCTTTGTTCCTTCAGCTCAAACTGGCTCACACAAACGAACCAGCAGCAGTACAGGGAGTTTATACGCGGGGCTGAAAAGCAGGCGCACGTATGGACGTCGCACGACTGCCCATCTCGCTCCCGCTGCGTGCACTAGGATCCGCTTGGCCCGGCCGCGTCCGCGACGCGCTCAAACACGGGTGACGCGGGCCTGCCCCAACAGATCGCTCCAGCCACGCTCCACACACCATCGAACTAGCTAGCTACTGCACACATGCGCACACACGCACGCCACACACACCTATGGCGCTGCGTCCCGCTCCCACGCGCACACGACGCGTCCAACGAGCCTGACACGTCCGACAAGATCGACCGCACCAGACGCAATGGCTTATTCCAACATAACAGTATCACGTTTGGTCATTGAAGATATGACAGGGACTATTGTTGAAGGCCACAGAAAATTATTGGGAAAAAAGTACTCCATTCTTTATAGAATGATTAGTTAAGATGAGCAGAAAGTAACAATCCTAGCTAGATTTTGCGGAGCCTACTTGCTTTTTCCCACATCTTCATTATGGTATCTGAACAATTTCTTTTGAGACGATTTGTACCCTCCGCTTGCCACCACATCATCTAACATTTTAGTAGATGATGATGCAATAAATCGAATGCAAGCATCTTGTAGCCCAGAACGAGTATGTTGATTGGCCAAAGCCAATGTAGTTGCAACAGACTCGGCATCGAGGTGTTTGCAGAGGATGATTTCGCACATAAGCTTCAATCTTTCCATGCCATAGCGATCCGCAGCCACAAGTAGGTGTCTGATCACCTTTTTCTTATCGTCTCCATCCAGCAAGTCGTCGTCGTCGTCAGGCAACGAATCGTTACAAATGAAGTAGAGCAGAAACTTGAAGACAACGGGTTGCATGTTGGCAATGACGATGCGGCTTGAATCCTTCTCCATCATCGGCCCGTAGAGCATGGCCTTGAAAACCGGAGACCGCACCGCCAGCACGAGCTTGTGGGCTGGGAATTCCTCTCCTTGAACCTCGAATGTCACATCCGCGCCCTCATTTGCCTCTGGCAGCTTCCCGAGTTGGTCCGTGATTTCCGACGGTGGCACCGGCACCTGGGCCTCCGCCTCGAAAACATATGGCTCCTTGATGATGGTCACGGTGCATTTGATAGTGAGACGGTCATCAACAATATATTCTGATGCTTCCATCTTGCCCCTGTTTATGTTGTGCGTGACAAAGTGGCTCAGATCGCGAAGATTGGCCGACATGGCCACCGACGAAGAAAGAGAAAACCGCTTGGTTGCCCAGTAGAACAAGCTGATTGTGGAGGATACCCGCGGCGGGAATTCCTTCCCACACAGCTCCATCAGCTCCAGACCGACCACCATATCGTCCTTGCCATCTTCCAAATATCCGTCCGGGTAATAGTGAAGGCGCCAGTAATGGCCGCCAATGGTGAACCAGGACGACTTGATGTAGCAGCCGACGCCCATGCCCCTGTGAATGATGTAATCGGAGATCTTGAACAAGTGCTCCCCCTGCTCCGACTCCGCTGTGCACGTCATGCGCTCAGCAAGATCGACATTACATTACAATTTCTTGGTCTTGTCCTGGTGCAGATTGATTGATTCTTGACCCATAGTACGtatagtatatatatatatagaccgAATTTCTCACGGCGTAAACCGCCTCGCTTTGGCGACGCGTGTCCCACGCCTTAACATGCACCCCGTCGCTCCCAACCGCTGAATCGTTATCCTCTCGTCTCCTTATTCGTTGACTTTGTCTTCCTATCCACCCAACCGCTGAATCCATGGTTGCCTACCTCATCAAGGCAGCAACTTAGGAACGCAGCGATGCCCGACCGCTCCTTGCTGCAAGCTCTCACCGCCCGGCCGCTCAGCAACAACGATGTTGCAGGAGGAGGCCCCTGTCGCTACTCGCCCGAGCTGACTGCACGCTCCTGCCAGCACGCGGGCGTGCCCTCTGCAGGGCAGGGGCTCGACTGCTGCTAGCCTGCAGCACCAGCGTTGCGATGAAGTTTTGATGGCCGGCGGGGTGCTGCGACGGAGCACGCCAGTCCGTGTGGTGCTGCGCTGGAGCGGGGTGGAGCCTCGTCGGGGGTCCGTTTTGGTGTTGCTATGGAGCTGCGACGGAGCACCCTCGCGTCGTGCGTGCTGCGATGAGGTTTCAATGGAGCATCGCCGGGGGTCGTCGGCGCTGCAATGGAGCGGCAACGGAGCACCGTCACACCGGGTCGTGCTGCGACGAGGTTTCAATGGAGCATCGCCAGGGGTCGTCGGCGCTGCAGCGACGAAGCACCGTCACGCCGGGCTGTGTTGTGATGAGGTTGCAATGGAGCATCGCCGAGGTCGTCTGCCCTCCAGTAGTTTCCTTGTATTCAAGCTTTTTCATTGGTGAGAGATTTACAGGCAACAAAACTGGTGTCGGTCATCACCAGACTCAATAGTTGCAGTAGTATTGAAGCAGTCTTAAGCAACTTTAAGTTGTCTCATATAATCTCACAACAGTCACGAAGTAGTCTTGCTGAATAATTAAAGCGAGCAGTCTTATAGTTGTTCCATATAATCTCACATCAGTTTTGAGGTTGCGGTACTATTTGTAATTTTGTATTACGTAttcttcttccttcttttttgTGAAAATAAATATAAGCGAATGTGTTGGCAATTGCTAACTCTCAGCTCTCATGTTAGCACCCGGTTTCAACTAACCACAATGTGTATGCATATGGCTGCATCACATTCCATGGTACCGCGGTGAACGAACGTATAGGACGAACCTCAATCAAGTAGTATAGCCAAAAGTGCTCTCATCGTCCTTCTGTATTTGGTGGAATGGCCCACTTTGTGTTTTGATAGACAAAAAATACATTAATGAGAGAAGGAACTAAAAAGAATGTCAGCTTACAGATTTTTAAACTTGTATGTTGCCACTTCACAGTGACCCCGCTTCAACTCTGCTCTGAATAAATGgactttctctctttttttgcgGGTGGACTTTCTCGTGGTTTGTTGTTGCCGTCCTTTCTTTGGCTTCAGTTTGCATAGCACAACAGCCAGCCATCATTCATTTCCAGACGCAATGAATCCACATTTGCCATGAGATGCTGAACTGAGTGAGTTCCAACAGTGAAAAATGCATGTTTAATCAGAGGAAAAGAGAAAATACAATCACAACGGATTTAACATTTCAAGTCCCCCAAAGATCATATCGAGCACCCGCAACCCATGCGCTCAAGTCACAACAGCGGGTTGTCCAGGCTGGGTCGTCTGCCCTATTCTGCCAAGACCACAACTAACCTAAAGCCACCACGTAGGACATTCGCATCCGAACATCCTCTTTCTCCCCTCAACCATGACATGCACATGCTTAGAAGGATGAAACCGGATAAATATGGGATAGCATTGGATAACTCCCTTCCCTATCCCGTCTGCGAGCATTCATGGTGTCTTTTTTAGGATCTGTATTGGAGACGCCCTTGCATCATAATAAATATAGTTTCTTACCTAAAAAAATGTTACGCCATTTTCTTCTGGAATGCGTGACACAAAGGTCAGAAGCGAATCACTTGCACCATATATCACACACACCAACAACTTGGCACCCATGCAACGCAAACAAAGGACTGCTTCACAAGCACCAGCCAACTCAACAAGCATGTACAGTACTGCAGAGAATTAAGAACTTGCATTGTCTTGGCTATTCTGCTAATACCAAGGCGAGTCAGGGACTGCGGTGATGACGCTCTTGACCTGCATGTACTTGTCGATGGCCATCATCCCCTGGTCCCGGCCGAACCCGCTCATCTTGTACCCGCCGAAGGGCGCCTCGGGGTCGAAGGCGAAGTAGCAGTTGACCCACACGGTCCCCGCGCGCACCGATCTCGACACCCTGTTGGCGATGTCCAAATTCTTGGTGATTATGCCGGCGGCCAGCCCGTACTTGGTGCAGTTGGCCTTCTCTATCGCCTCATCGACCGTCCTGCAGACACAGCCGGGCAAAAAGGCACTTAGTCAGGGACTAGCAGTTGATAATTCAAGAACCAAGTGAAATTTCGTCAGATGACATTGTGAAAACTTTGGCGTACTTGAACTTCATGAGGGACATCACGGGGCCAAAGATCTCATCTTGAGCGATCTTCATGTCCTCCTATAGAAGCCACGTGAGCATGCGTTAGTGTCAAACTGTCAATCCATCTGAATGCAGGCGATGTACGATTCCCTCCCCGCTTCAGTAATATGATGTGTACACCTCATCTCTTGTGCATCTACAAGTTGAAATTACCTTGACATCTGCAAATATGGTAGGCTCAATGTAGTATCCTTTGTCGCTGGCAGGTTTGCCGCCGGTGAGAAGTGTCGCTCCCTCGCTCTTGCCATGCTCAATGTACCTTAGGACCCTCTCAAATTGCTCCTTATCAACCTAGATTCAAGCAAAGTAACGGTTGAAATAACTATATTTGCCACTTTCTTTCCGGCCATGAGCACGACTAGTTTCCACTTTCCAGTTGAGCATGGCTGATGGAAAATGAAGGCACAATTTACCTGGGGACCCATGTTGGTGGCGACATCAAACGGGTCTCCGACTTTCCAGTTCTGGGCAGCCACCACAGCCCTCTTCACAAACTCGTCGTAGATCCCTTCCTGAACATAAACACGGGACCCCGCGACGCAAACCTCTCCCTGGAAGTCCAGATTCAGATAGCACTATATGTGGTCAGTGTCTGTCTTTTGCTACGTGGAACTGTTTACTCTTGGTAATTCTATCCTCTGTGAGGAGAATGCCATCTACTATTACCTTGTTGAAGAAGATGGCAAGCCTTGAGAGCTCGACCGCCATGTCGACATCAGCGTCGTCGAAGATTATCAGAGGCGACTTGCCACCGAGCTCAAGCGATACCGTCTTCAGGTTGCTCCGGGCAGATGCCTCCATGATGAGGCGGCCTACTTCACCAGAGCCAGTGAAGGCAACCTGGTCGATGTGGTGGTGGTTTCTTTCATTAGGATTTAGGACAAGTAAGACAGAAATGCATAGCACAGCACAGGTACTAATAATGGTGATTTGTGCTCACGCTGTCAACGTCCATGTGGGAGGCGATGGCGGCGCCGGCCGTCGGGCCGAAGCCAGGGACGACATTGATCACTCCGTCCGGAATGCCAGCCTAAACATGTATGCATGCACGTGAGGACAGTTCACATCATCACATGGAGAGTGTTGAAAGAGCGTTAGCTTGCACAGAGATTCATTACCAGCTTTGCAAGGTGAGCATAGTAGAGGGCCGAGAGGGGCGTCTGCTCGGCGGGCTTGACGACGACGGTGCATCCGGCGGCGAGCGCCGGGCTGATCTTGAGGAAGAACATGAGGCTGGGGAAGTTCCACGGGATGATGATGCCGACGACCCCGATGGGCTCCTTGAGGGTGTACCCCTGGTACTTGCCGGACACACGCAGCGACTCGCCGTGGATCTTGTCGGCGGCGCCGGCGTAATAGCGCAGCATCTGCACGGCGGAAGGGATGTCGATGATCTTGCCCAACAGGAGCAGCTTGCCGGCGTCGGCGCCGTCCAGCGCCGCCAGCTCCTCGATGTGCTGCTCCATCAGGTCGGCCAGCTTGTTCATGGCCCTGCTCCTCTCCTGCATGGATGCATGCATGCCGGCGACGAGCGACCTTGTCAGCAGGTCAATTTGTCGGATGAGCTACAGCAACAGGGAGTGCCGGATTGGATTACGTACGTAGCCTGACATGCGGGGCCACATGCCATGCTCGAAGGCCTCCCTGGCGGCCTCGACGGCGAGGTCCACGTCGGCTTTGTCCGCCTCTGCGATGTGGGCCAGCACGTCGCCTGTCCGCGGGTCCCTCGTCTCAAACGTCTTGCCTGAAAAATGAAATCGATCCACCCATAAATCACATGAGCACCATCGCCTCCCAAAATGAAATCCACCAGCAGGAAAACAAACGTCTTGCCAACGTCGAACGGTAATACTCTGTGGAAAAATAAACCGTCGACGCGTAGGCGGTGGCTACCATATATAAACATCCAGTGGCGGCAATTAAATATCAAAGGGATAGAAGACCTTGCGGCAATAATTCCATATATTATGGGATGATGCCGTCGAATCTCGTGAATGTGGCAGAGATAAGTTTCTTTTTTAGGGTAGAGAGACAAGTTGGTTCGATCCATTGAGCGAGCAAGCAGGTACTTTCACAAGCATCTCGCAAAAAAAAGGTACTTTCACAAGCAAAAAATAAAATGAATTAAAGCCTACTTTGTATCCTAGCTATACCTTTTTTTTTTGCAGATTTACAAGAATTCAAATATGTGCATGAAACTTAAGGTAAGCACACGACACCGAGTCATATAGATTATGCATACCAGAATTTTCTAAGGAACAGAAAAAGAAGACATTTCATAGAGCTGGGTGAGCATGTATGCTTATCCACACCACGATATTTCACAGATAACTGACGTGTGGATTTTGGCTCCTCATTTGGATTATCTTGTTTAGGACGTACTGATTGTTAGAACTCAAACGAATAGGCTCAATCTTATCGACTCCTCCCAACTACGCAGTAACATATACGTTAGCGAAGACGACAAAGGGAAGCTGGCGCGTAGGTATCCACCCCGTAAAAACCAAAACAACGTAGGTATCCACCAAACTGGAGCATAGCCAGTATATGCCTGCACAAACTAATTCATCATGACGACGTACCTGATGCGGCGTCAACGAACTCGCCGTTGATGAAGAGCTTGGTGTACTTGATCTCCggcaccaccaccaccggcttgCCGTCGCACCCGCCGCCCTCGTTGCTCCCCATTGCGATGCGTGTCTCACCTCAGCAACACGGCCTCGAGTTGAGTAGGTTGGCTCTGCCTCTCGATCTTTCTGCTCCTCTACGGGAGAAAAGTCTTGTAGAACTAGGACTCTATATATAGAGTGCTATGGTGTCTGGCCACAGCTTGGAGAAGTACTTGTGGGACTTGAAAACTCTCTCTTCTCCTCCACCTTGCGTGTCAGTTAGTTGATGTTGCATCTCCTTCCAAGGAATATAGATGGTCAGCTCTTTGCTCTGTCACATTCGTACTTGAACTACACAAATAATAAATGCACCACGCATGCTCCCACATACAATTTCCTTTAGAAAAAAAGAGAATAATTTCTAGCCTCTGCATCATTGCAATGCACACGACCATAATAAGTTTATTTAAGTTCAAGTAACTATGAAGTACACAAGAAAGAACAAAGTAGACACGACCGACGAAAATAGAAATATCTCCCTACACATAGCCTATTATTGAACTATCATTAAAATCGGTTTCACGTATCCCTCATTCACGCCCGCGTACATGTATGCCTCTCGATGTCTTTCTTTTCGGCCTTCATATGTTTGATATTGCATAGTAGCTCAAGCATTTTACCTTGAGAATATGTAAAATATTTCTTTTGCATATAATGTATAAGTGTGTGGCCTTTCTAGCTTTTTGTAATGGAAATTTAATTTATTTCCGGTATTCTTTAACAAACCTGCAGGAGCACTGCCTTTTTGTTAAGAAGAGGAAAACATAATATGTGCATGATGGCATGTTTGTAAGAAAGAGACACGCCGGAACCCAAAAAATGCATAGCTTTTTTTTTCGCGAATACGCAAAAGCTTTGCGTATCATTGCATTGATAGGGGAAGAAAACAGTAGCAATTACAGGGGGAGCCTCGCAAGCACGTACACGAGAGGGCGTGAGCGAGAACTACAAGGGCGCATACACGGAGGGGAGGGGGATGCGCAAGCCCCTACAAGACACTATGGGGGCGGGAGCAGGTTGCTGAGCCCCTTGGCTCCGGCGGCGGCCCAGTTGCGGGCGTCTTCCTTGATGTCGTTGACGAGGAGTGGGATC from Triticum urartu cultivar G1812 chromosome 3, Tu2.1, whole genome shotgun sequence encodes:
- the LOC125544090 gene encoding aldehyde dehydrogenase family 2 member C4-like, whose protein sequence is MGSNEGGGCDGKPVVVVPEIKYTKLFINGEFVDAASGKTFETRDPRTGDVLAHIAEADKADVDLAVEAAREAFEHGMWPRMSGYERSRAMNKLADLMEQHIEELAALDGADAGKLLLLGKIIDIPSAVQMLRYYAGAADKIHGESLRVSGKYQGYTLKEPIGVVGIIIPWNFPSLMFFLKISPALAAGCTVVVKPAEQTPLSALYYAHLAKLAGIPDGVINVVPGFGPTAGAAIASHMDVDSVAFTGSGEVGRLIMEASARSNLKTVSLELGGKSPLIIFDDADVDMAVELSRLAIFFNKGEVCVAGSRVYVQEGIYDEFVKRAVVAAQNWKVGDPFDVATNMGPQVDKEQFERVLRYIEHGKSEGATLLTGGKPASDKGYYIEPTIFADVKEDMKIAQDEIFGPVMSLMKFKTVDEAIEKANCTKYGLAAGIITKNLDIANRVSRSVRAGTVWVNCYFAFDPEAPFGGYKMSGFGRDQGMMAIDKYMQVKSVITAVPDSPWY